The DNA window CTCATAATTCTCGCGCCACAAAGCCGGAATGGCTGTCGGACCGATCTTTGCCTTTCCGTCGGCCGTGATGGTGAAGTGGACACCTAGAAACGGATTTCTGAGGTCCGGAACCGGGTAAATATTGGTGCGGATCGCACCAGGTGGTTCATCGGAATAGAGGTAGAGACCCTTAAACGGCAGGATGCGATACTTTTCCGAGAATCCATAATCCATGGCGATTTTGTCGGCATACAGACCGGCGGCGTTGACGATGTATCCGGCTTCGATGCTGTCCTGGTTCGTTCGAACGTTTCCGTTGGCTCGTCCCCGATAGGCTGTGCCGCACTGGATCTGAATACCCTCATGGAGCGCATCTTCCTGCATCGTGTTGACGACCTGGAGCGGACTGACCGTCGAGGTGCGTGGTGAAAAGAGTGCCCGTTGGAATGTTTTGACACGCGGTTCTATGGACTTGGCTTCCGTCTCCGTGAGGGCCTGAAGCTCAATGCCGTTGATTTGCCCGCGACGGAATAATTCATCGAGCGATGGCAAATCCGCTGCATCCTTCGCGACGACGAGCTTCCCGCATTTATTGAGGGGAATTCGCTTCTCTTCACAATAGGCAGTGAGTCGCTCATTTCCAAGGCGGGTAAATTTCGCTTTGAGGCTGTCGGGTGAGTAATAGAAACCTGCATGGAGCACTCCGCTATTACGCCCGCTGGCATGGGCTCCACACGAGGGTTCCTTTTCGATCAACAACACCCGGGCGTCCGTCCGACGTCTACGGAGTTCACGGGCGATGCTGAGACCGATCACTCCACCACCAATGACAAGAAAATCACAGGTCTGCATGTAGGTTGGTGCTTCTTCTGGGAGATTCGCAGAGCATCGAAGCGACGCTCAGTCAATGTGCAGAGTCTCCACGGATTCTTTGAGGATTTCCACCATTTTCTTCAATTCCCCGGTGGAGGTTGACAACGGCGGCATGAGCACGAGTACGTTCCCGATCGGTCTCAAGATCAGTCCCTTCGTTCGTGCGATTGATGCCACGCGGTGACCGGCCTTGGCTCTGAGCGGGTAAGGCTCTGTAGTCTTCTTGTCTTTGACTAATTCGATTCCCACCATGAACCCACGTTGACGGATGTTGCCGACATTGGGCATTTCAGCCATTGGGAGTAGCCATTTGGTCAGGAGTTTGATCTTGGAGGAGAGTCGAGACAGCGTTTTCTCCTGGCGAAAGACTCGGAGATTTGCGAGGGCCACGGCACAGCCCAATGGATTCCCGGTAAAGCTGTGTCCATGGAAAAAGGTCTTGAACTCATCGTAAGCCCCGAGAAAACCTCTGTAGATTTCATCCGTTGTCAATGTGACTGCCAGGGGCATATAGCCGCCGGTGAGTCCTTTGCTGATCGCCATAAGATCCGGCATCACTCCTTCCTGATCGCAGGCGAACAGCTTGCCCGTTCGCCCGAATCCTGTCGCCACTTCGTCTGCAATCAATAGGACGCCGTATTTGGTGCAGAGCTCACGGATTCGTCTTAAATAACCGGCCGGCTGGGGAATCATACCGGCAGCTGCTTGCATCAGCGGTTCAATGATGAATCCAGCCAATTCTCGATGACGGATTTTGAGGATCTGTTCAATCGGGTCGATACAAGCCATGCGGCAAGCAGGATATGTCATGTTGAGCGGGCAGCGGTAGCAATAGGGCGGTTCCCCTTCCAGGGTCGAAAAGAGCAGCGGCTTGAACCTTGAATGGAACAAGGCGATGTTGCCGACGCTCACCGCGCCGATCGTATCTCCGTGATAGGCCAGCTTGAGGTGGAGGAATGTGTTCTTGGGACCGGCCTCAGGCCGCCGCTGTTGCCAGTATTGAACGGCCATCTTCAGCGCAACCTCGACCGCCGTGGAGCCGTTGTCCGAATAGAAGACACGTGTGAGCCCCTTCGGCGCAATCCGGATCAACTCGCGCGCCAGCTCAATGGCCGGTGGGTTGGAGAGGCCAAGCAACGTGGAGTGGGCAATTTTGTCGAGTTGCTGTTTGAGCGCACGGTCCAGGGCTGGATGTCGATGGCCATGCAGGTTCACCCAGATGGACGAGGTGCCGTCCAGATATTTGTTTCCCTCCGTATCAATGAGATAAGAACCTTTTCCACGTTCGATGATCAGCGGCTCCTCCTGCTCCCACTCCTGCATCTGGGTAAACGGATGCCAGAGGTAG is part of the Nitrospira sp. genome and encodes:
- the lhgO gene encoding L-2-hydroxyglutarate oxidase — its product is MQTCDFLVIGGGVIGLSIARELRRRRTDARVLLIEKEPSCGAHASGRNSGVLHAGFYYSPDSLKAKFTRLGNERLTAYCEEKRIPLNKCGKLVVAKDAADLPSLDELFRRGQINGIELQALTETEAKSIEPRVKTFQRALFSPRTSTVSPLQVVNTMQEDALHEGIQIQCGTAYRGRANGNVRTNQDSIEAGYIVNAAGLYADKIAMDYGFSEKYRILPFKGLYLYSDEPPGAIRTNIYPVPDLRNPFLGVHFTITADGKAKIGPTAIPALWRENYEGLGNVNLRELVEVASRGFGLLTGAGFDFRRLAMEEIAKYSRSKMVSLASVLADGVVERHYRTWGRPGIRAQLLDITKKKLEMDFVLEGDNRSMHVLNAVSPAFTCSLPFASYVCDQIDKTIA
- the bioA gene encoding adenosylmethionine--8-amino-7-oxononanoate transaminase, whose protein sequence is MTRKPSTRQLIDWDRRYLWHPFTQMQEWEQEEPLIIERGKGSYLIDTEGNKYLDGTSSIWVNLHGHRHPALDRALKQQLDKIAHSTLLGLSNPPAIELARELIRIAPKGLTRVFYSDNGSTAVEVALKMAVQYWQQRRPEAGPKNTFLHLKLAYHGDTIGAVSVGNIALFHSRFKPLLFSTLEGEPPYCYRCPLNMTYPACRMACIDPIEQILKIRHRELAGFIIEPLMQAAAGMIPQPAGYLRRIRELCTKYGVLLIADEVATGFGRTGKLFACDQEGVMPDLMAISKGLTGGYMPLAVTLTTDEIYRGFLGAYDEFKTFFHGHSFTGNPLGCAVALANLRVFRQEKTLSRLSSKIKLLTKWLLPMAEMPNVGNIRQRGFMVGIELVKDKKTTEPYPLRAKAGHRVASIARTKGLILRPIGNVLVLMPPLSTSTGELKKMVEILKESVETLHID